In one Bordetella pertussis 18323 genomic region, the following are encoded:
- a CDS encoding type II toxin-antitoxin system HicA family toxin, giving the protein MDSKELIKQLERSGWTLRGVKGSHHVFTHPDRPGHISVPHPKKDLGIGLLNSILKAAGLK; this is encoded by the coding sequence ATGGACAGCAAAGAACTGATCAAGCAGCTTGAGCGGTCCGGGTGGACACTGCGGGGCGTTAAGGGATCCCACCACGTTTTCACCCACCCAGACCGCCCCGGACATATCAGCGTCCCTCACCCTAAAAAGGATCTCGGCATCGGACTACTAAACAGCATCCTCAAAGCAGCTGGTTTGAAGTGA